Proteins co-encoded in one Ziziphus jujuba cultivar Dongzao chromosome 9, ASM3175591v1 genomic window:
- the LOC107427162 gene encoding peroxidase 43, giving the protein MALVLAFIFYFLIGISNSYGQLKVGFYDETCPQAESIVRNVVSDAVLSNANIAAVLLRLHFHDCFVEGCDGSILIDDGNPNAERHAFGHQGVGGVEVIEKAKEQLEAVCNGVVSCADIVALAARDAIALANGPSYEVPTGRRDGGISNISLADDMPDVSDSIEQLKVKFFNKGLTEKDLVLLTAAHTIGTTACFFMTKRLYNFLPGGRPDPTINPAFLQELKAKCPQNGDANARIPIDSGSQQSFDIHILQNIRSGFAVLESDARLNDDRTTKSIIDSYFGLLNPLFGPSFEADFVDSIIKMGEIGVKLDFQGNIRRICTSFN; this is encoded by the exons ATGGCACTTGTTTTGGCTTTCATCTTCTACTTTCTTATTGGGATCTCGAATTCTTATGGTCAACTCAAAGTTGGTTTCTACGATGAAACATGCCCTCAAGCCGAGTCCATTGTCCGCAACGTTGTTAGTGATGCCGTACTTTCCAACGCCAATATTGCTGCTGTCTTGCTTAGGCTTCATTTCCATGACTGCTTTGTTGAG GGCTGTGATGGCTCAATTCTGATTGACGACGGTAATCCAAATGCCGAGCGACATGCGTTTGGCCATCAAGGCGTTGGGGGCGTTGAAGTGATAGAGAAAGCCAAAGAACAGCTAGAGGCTGTTTGCAATGGCGTCGTTTCTTGCGCTGATATCGTAGCCTTGGCGGCTCGAGACGCTATAGCCTTG GCCAACGGACCGTCGTATGAGGTCCCAACGGGCCGAAGAGATGGTGGGATTTCTAATATTTCATTGGCAGACGACATGCCGGATGTTAGTGACTCGATTGAGCAACTTAAGGTTAAGTTTTTTAACAAGGGGCTCACAGAGAAAGACCTTGTGTTACTGACtg CTGCTCATACAATTGGAACCACTGCATGCTTTTTCATGACGAAAAGGCTCTACAATTTTCTCCCTGGTGGAAGGCCTGATCCAACCATCAATCCTGCTTTCCTTCAGGAGCTAAAAGCCAAATGCCCTCAAAACGGTGACGCTAATGCCAGGATACCCATTGACAGTGGAAGCCAACAAAGCTTTGACATCCATATTTTACAAAACATTAGGAGTGGATTTGCTGTGTTAGAATCTGATGCTAGGCTCAATGATGATCGAACTACAAAGAGCATAATTGACTCGTACTTCGGCTTGCTCAATCCACTATTTGGGCCTTCTTTTGAGGCAGATTTTGTTGATTCAATAATAAAGATGGGAGAGATTGGTGTCAAACTAGATTTTCAGGGAAATATTAGACGAATTTGTACCAGTTTTAACTGA